The sequence GCTATTACTCACACAGATGGAAGAATTGCAAATTGCACTCCTGCCCCGAAACTCCACCATGGTTTACTGAGTTAGGATATTAATACCGATAGAAGCTCCGTACGAAATAGTTAAAACAATTAAACCTGCAATCAGGTTACCAATAAAAATTGCAGGTATTGCTCTCTTTATTCTTAAGTCCAAAAGAGCTGCTGCTAAACTACCTGACCATACACCTGTTCCAGGTAGTGGAATAGCTACAATAAGAATTAATCCCCAAAAACCATACTTTTGAATCTTTTTTTTGTTTTTAATTGTCGTGTAAGTTAGTTTATAAATAGCTTTACGCATAATATTTCTTGCATGTAAAAAGTCTAAAACAGGCCTGATCATAAGAAGAATAAAAGGAACAGGTAATACTCCACCTACTATGCCTAATAAAGTAGCATGGATAGGTGACATGCTTTGTGAAACTCCAAAGGGAATAGCACCCCTTAGTTCAATAATTGGTAGTGCTGAAATAAATAGTACTTTAAACTCTAATGTTAGAAATTCAATTAGCCAGCTCATTAGCTCCCCTATTTTGCAATATCTAATACTTAGGAAATTAGTTGCAGGTATTGGATTACATGTAAACATTTGAGACTAAGAGTTAAATAATGTAACAATTAGTCTCAAATATATTGCATTTATTAGTCTCTATTAAATAAGTCCCTTGTATAAACCTTTTCTTCAACATCAAATAACTCTTTAGAGAGTCTGTTTGAAACTATAACATCTGATATCTTCTTAAACTCGTCCAAATCATTTACCACTTTTGAATTGTAG comes from Alkalicella caledoniensis and encodes:
- a CDS encoding COG2426 family protein produces the protein MSWLIEFLTLEFKVLFISALPIIELRGAIPFGVSQSMSPIHATLLGIVGGVLPVPFILLMIRPVLDFLHARNIMRKAIYKLTYTTIKNKKKIQKYGFWGLILIVAIPLPGTGVWSGSLAAALLDLRIKRAIPAIFIGNLIAGLIVLTISYGASIGINILTQ